From the Astatotilapia calliptera chromosome 6, fAstCal1.2, whole genome shotgun sequence genome, one window contains:
- the LOC113023743 gene encoding RING finger protein 122, producing the protein MQPFQWCNGCQCGLGSQRSEHYCSMGSDIYHLPLNVYVIVLGIGLFVFMLSLIFCCYLFRLKQQGTREQFSYNEVVLKGASKKLSLLGQTCAVCLEEFRTRDELGVCPCSHAFHKKCLLKWLEIRSVCPMCNKPILRLHSDAPQGAEGPMDPEEV; encoded by the exons GATGCCAGTGTGGTTTGGGTTCTCAGCGTTCTGAACACTACTGCAGCATGGGGTCTGACATCTATCACCTGCCGCTCAATGTCTATGTCATTGTTCTGGGCATCGGCCTCTTCGTCTTCATGCTCAGCCTCATCTTCTGCTGCTACCTTTTCAG GTTGAAGCAACAAGGAACTAGGGAGCAGTTCAGTTACAATGAG GTGGTGCTGAAGGGGGCAAGCAAAAAATTAAGCCTTCTTGGA CAAACCTGTGCAGTGTGTCTGGAAGAATTCAGGACCCGAGATGAGCTGGGAGTGTGTCCGTGCTCACATGCATTTCACAAGAA GTGCCTGCTTAAGTGGCTAGAGATCCGCAGCGTGTGCCCCATGTGTAACAAGCCCATCCTGCGGCTACACTCGGACGCTCCCCAGGGTGCCGAGGGGCCTATGGACCCAGAGGAGGTGTGA